The following coding sequences are from one Arthrobacter sp. 24S4-2 window:
- a CDS encoding YeiH family protein translates to MVPVLPAMTVAVVLGLLAANLPGTGTWVAGGARTGLDFAGKHLMRAGIVVLGLKVSVMDVLGLGWQALLLITGVVVASFAGTYGISRLFRLPREASLLIATGFSICGASAIGAMAAVRRVRHVDTVLPVALVTLCGTLAIGVLPLLLHPLQLTPEEFGAWTGASVHDVGQVVATAQTAGTGALAIAVVVKLTRVILLAPLVAAAGVHQRTVISREARNGNGPNGTVPDGANGNGASGNGANGNGATRSVPADPAAESDGAEVRFPPIVPLFVIGFVAMVGLRSTGWLSPGWPEAAAAAQDLLLGMALFGLGSAVRVQTLLHTGARALLAALAAWLLIALLGLGAAVLIVRPY, encoded by the coding sequence ATGGTGCCGGTCCTGCCTGCCATGACCGTCGCCGTGGTGCTGGGGCTCCTTGCCGCCAACCTGCCTGGCACAGGAACGTGGGTTGCAGGCGGGGCGCGCACCGGGCTCGACTTCGCAGGAAAGCACCTGATGAGGGCCGGCATTGTGGTCCTGGGCCTGAAAGTCAGCGTCATGGACGTCCTGGGGCTTGGCTGGCAGGCACTCCTGCTCATTACCGGCGTGGTCGTGGCCAGTTTCGCCGGTACGTACGGCATTTCACGGCTGTTCCGGCTGCCGCGGGAGGCATCCCTCCTGATTGCCACCGGGTTTTCCATCTGCGGGGCCTCTGCCATTGGCGCCATGGCGGCGGTGCGCCGGGTCCGGCACGTGGACACCGTCCTGCCGGTTGCACTTGTCACGCTGTGCGGAACGCTGGCGATCGGCGTGCTGCCGCTCCTCCTGCACCCGCTGCAGCTCACGCCGGAGGAGTTCGGCGCCTGGACCGGCGCGTCGGTACACGACGTGGGCCAGGTGGTGGCAACGGCGCAAACCGCAGGGACCGGCGCACTGGCCATCGCCGTCGTCGTCAAACTGACCAGGGTGATCCTGCTGGCTCCCCTGGTGGCTGCCGCCGGGGTGCACCAGCGGACCGTCATCAGCCGGGAAGCGCGCAACGGCAACGGACCGAACGGGACCGTTCCCGACGGAGCAAATGGAAACGGTGCCAGCGGAAACGGCGCCAATGGAAACGGTGCCACCAGAAGCGTGCCTGCGGACCCGGCAGCCGAATCCGACGGCGCAGAAGTCCGGTTCCCGCCGATCGTTCCCTTGTTCGTCATCGGCTTTGTTGCCATGGTGGGTTTGCGCTCCACGGGCTGGCTGTCCCCGGGCTGGCCGGAGGCGGCCGCTGCCGCGCAGGACCTGCTGCTGGGCATGGCCCTTTTCGGCCTGGGCTCAGCCGTCCGGGTGCAGACGCTGCTCCATACCGGAGCCAGGGCACTGCTCGCGGCCCTCGCGGCGTGGCTCCTGATCGCGCTGCTGGGCCTCGGAGCTGCCGTGCTGATCGTGCGGCCATACTGA
- a CDS encoding circularly permuted type 2 ATP-grasp protein, with protein sequence MSDLFQDYSEAAGRSGAYDEMFAPGQQARKSYGQVAGALRELSLADVTARADSMARTFLDRGVTFDFAGEERPFPLDIVPRVIPADEWSVLERGVAQRVRALEAFLNDVYDKMTVVADGVIPRQLVTTSAHFHRQVHGFEPAGGVRVHISGIDVVRDAAGTFRVLEDNVRVPSGVSYVLENRRAMAKGLPEAFGQQLIRPVEEYPRRLLSALRKTAPSGVDDPTVVVLTPGVFNSAYFEHTLLAGLMGVELVEGRDLICRGNRVYMRTTAGEQRVDVIYKRIDDDFLDPLQFRADSMLGCPGLVNAARAGGVTIANAVGNGVADDKLVYSYVPDLIRYYLHEEPVIANVDTFRLEEKEAREHVLDRLDELVVKPVDGSGGKGLVIGPDATKDELEALRKRVIADPRGWIAQPVLQLSTVPTLSGDKFGPRHVDLRPFAVNDGDDVWVLPGGLTRVALKEGSLIVNSSQGGGSKDTWVLSDSPEVPVELLPRPSITVRERVSVWPVESNWRDRQAEQQQ encoded by the coding sequence ATGTCTGACCTATTCCAGGATTACTCCGAGGCCGCCGGCCGCAGCGGTGCCTACGACGAGATGTTTGCCCCTGGCCAACAAGCCAGGAAGTCCTACGGGCAGGTCGCAGGGGCTCTCCGTGAGCTTTCCCTCGCTGACGTGACTGCCCGCGCCGATTCGATGGCGCGGACGTTCCTGGACCGCGGCGTCACCTTCGACTTCGCAGGGGAGGAACGGCCGTTCCCGCTGGACATCGTGCCCCGGGTGATTCCGGCCGATGAGTGGAGCGTCCTCGAAAGGGGAGTTGCGCAGCGTGTCCGTGCGCTGGAAGCCTTCCTCAATGACGTCTACGACAAGATGACCGTGGTTGCCGACGGCGTCATTCCGCGCCAGCTTGTCACCACGAGCGCCCACTTCCACCGCCAGGTGCACGGCTTTGAGCCGGCCGGCGGCGTCCGGGTCCACATCTCCGGGATCGACGTCGTCCGTGACGCGGCGGGAACCTTCCGGGTGCTGGAAGACAACGTGCGGGTACCCTCCGGCGTCAGTTACGTCCTGGAAAACCGCCGCGCCATGGCCAAGGGCCTGCCCGAAGCCTTCGGCCAGCAACTGATCCGTCCGGTCGAAGAGTACCCGCGGCGGCTGCTGTCCGCGCTCCGCAAGACGGCACCCTCCGGCGTCGACGACCCCACAGTAGTGGTCCTTACCCCCGGCGTGTTCAACAGCGCCTACTTCGAGCACACCCTGCTGGCCGGCCTCATGGGCGTGGAACTGGTGGAGGGCCGCGACCTCATCTGCCGCGGCAACCGCGTGTACATGCGGACCACCGCCGGCGAACAGCGCGTGGATGTCATCTACAAGCGGATCGACGACGACTTCCTCGATCCGTTGCAGTTCCGCGCCGACTCCATGCTTGGGTGCCCGGGCCTGGTGAACGCCGCCCGTGCCGGCGGCGTGACCATCGCCAACGCCGTGGGCAACGGCGTGGCTGACGACAAACTCGTATACAGCTACGTGCCCGACCTGATCCGCTACTACCTGCACGAAGAGCCAGTCATCGCCAACGTGGACACGTTCCGGTTGGAGGAAAAGGAAGCCCGCGAGCACGTCCTGGACAGGCTGGATGAACTGGTGGTCAAACCGGTTGACGGTTCCGGCGGCAAGGGCCTGGTCATCGGGCCCGACGCGACCAAGGACGAACTCGAGGCCCTGCGCAAGCGCGTCATCGCAGACCCCCGCGGCTGGATTGCCCAGCCGGTCCTGCAGCTGTCTACGGTTCCTACCCTCAGCGGTGATAAGTTTGGCCCTCGGCACGTTGACCTGCGTCCGTTTGCCGTCAACGACGGCGACGACGTCTGGGTGCTCCCCGGCGGACTGACCCGCGTGGCCCTCAAGGAGGGCTCGCTGATCGTCAATTCCAGCCAGGGCGGCGGGTCCAAGGACACCTGGGTGCTGTCTGACTCTCCCGAGGTTCCGGTGGAACTCCTGCCAAGGCCGTCCATCACCGTCCGCGAGCGGGTTTCGGTGTGGCCGGTCGAAAGCAACTGGCGCGACCGCCAGGCGGAGCAGCAGCAGTGA
- a CDS encoding alpha-E domain-containing protein has protein sequence MLSRIAESLFWIGRYVERADGTARILDVHLERLNHLPTEERDNVARELLAVMGARPESDEFGLEELLHALAYDKQSATSIAGSLGAARENARRARETVSSGLWESLNTTYYGLNQHRKDVVGTYRFCHWVLERTAMVSGLADTTVSHDDSWLFLALGRSLERADMTARMLSTRDVLSAGMSWVNMLRCAGAYESFLRTRRAAFGDQHAAEFLLLDRLFPRSIVYALRDADECLAKLDPSAQRVGFINDARRIVGQARTFLEFHRTDDLMSELPEHMERVQKAVSQASDAISRKYFNQADELAWVGEVS, from the coding sequence ATGCTTAGCCGTATTGCCGAGTCCCTATTCTGGATCGGCCGCTATGTGGAGCGGGCGGATGGCACCGCCCGCATCCTGGACGTCCACCTTGAGCGGCTCAACCACCTGCCCACGGAGGAACGGGACAACGTGGCCCGGGAACTCCTGGCTGTCATGGGAGCCCGGCCCGAGAGTGACGAGTTCGGCCTCGAGGAGCTGCTGCACGCCCTCGCCTACGACAAACAGAGCGCCACGTCGATCGCCGGTTCGCTCGGTGCTGCCCGGGAGAACGCCCGCCGTGCCCGCGAAACGGTTTCCTCCGGGCTCTGGGAGAGCCTGAACACCACGTACTACGGCCTGAACCAGCACCGCAAGGACGTGGTGGGCACCTACCGGTTCTGCCACTGGGTGCTGGAACGCACGGCCATGGTAAGCGGGCTGGCGGACACCACAGTCAGCCACGACGACAGCTGGCTGTTCCTCGCCCTGGGCCGCTCCCTGGAGCGTGCCGATATGACGGCCCGCATGCTATCGACCCGCGATGTGCTCTCCGCGGGCATGTCGTGGGTGAACATGCTCCGTTGCGCCGGCGCCTACGAATCGTTCCTTCGGACCCGCCGGGCGGCCTTCGGCGACCAGCATGCCGCCGAATTCCTGCTGCTGGACCGGCTGTTCCCGCGCTCCATCGTCTACGCCCTGCGGGATGCGGACGAGTGCCTGGCGAAGCTTGACCCGTCCGCGCAGCGCGTCGGGTTCATCAACGACGCACGCCGGATTGTGGGCCAGGCCCGCACTTTCCTGGAGTTCCACCGCACGGACGACCTCATGTCCGAACTGCCGGAGCACATGGAGCGGGTCCAGAAGGCCGTGTCGCAGGCTTCCGACGCAATTTCCCGTAAGTACTTCAATCAGGCGGACGAACTGGCCTGGGTGGGAGAAGTTTCATGA
- a CDS encoding transglutaminase family protein codes for MTRLSIIHKTGYKYNKRVTLSYNEARMTPLTDPQQVVLESSMKVAPSQAAVSSYRDYWGTRVTAFDMQMPHEYLEVVATTTVEVHRAERVPAEGDIVSWDVLQASETLNQFSDWIPQSRLSGPGDEVLGIIPGIVEGRDPHAAAMAIFEWMRGEMTYMKGSTGVTTNAAQAWGQRQGVCQDLAHLAVGSLRSCGIPARYVSGYLHPRSTADIGETVAGQSHAWLEWWDGEWRSWDPTNHKPAGDFHVTVARGRDYRDVPPLKGILSGGGGSALNVSVEITRLA; via the coding sequence ATGACCCGGCTGAGCATCATCCACAAGACCGGCTACAAGTACAACAAGCGCGTCACGCTCTCGTACAACGAAGCCCGCATGACGCCGCTGACGGATCCGCAGCAGGTGGTGCTGGAATCGTCCATGAAGGTTGCGCCGTCGCAGGCCGCCGTCAGCAGCTACCGCGACTACTGGGGTACGCGTGTTACCGCCTTCGACATGCAGATGCCGCACGAGTACCTTGAGGTAGTCGCCACCACCACGGTCGAAGTCCACCGCGCTGAGCGCGTCCCCGCCGAGGGCGACATCGTCTCCTGGGACGTGCTGCAGGCGTCCGAGACGCTCAACCAGTTCAGCGACTGGATCCCGCAGTCCCGCCTGAGTGGTCCGGGAGACGAAGTCCTCGGCATCATTCCGGGGATCGTCGAAGGCAGGGACCCGCACGCGGCCGCCATGGCCATCTTTGAATGGATGCGCGGGGAAATGACGTACATGAAGGGTTCCACCGGCGTCACCACCAACGCCGCCCAAGCCTGGGGCCAGCGGCAGGGCGTCTGCCAGGACCTGGCCCATCTCGCCGTCGGCTCGCTGCGCAGCTGCGGTATCCCCGCCCGGTACGTCTCCGGCTACCTCCACCCGCGTTCGACGGCGGACATCGGCGAGACGGTGGCCGGCCAGTCCCACGCGTGGCTCGAATGGTGGGACGGCGAATGGCGCAGCTGGGACCCCACCAACCACAAACCGGCTGGAGACTTCCACGTCACCGTGGCACGCGGCCGTGACTACCGGGACGTGCCGCCGCTCAAGGGCATCCTGTCCGGCGGCGGAGGTTCTGCACTGAACGTGAGCGTCGAAATCACGCGCCTGGCGTAG
- a CDS encoding pyridoxamine 5'-phosphate oxidase family protein codes for MSTDRKPEAGRPNEVEHLDNHECWHLLRTVSVGRLAVWVEDHPDIFPINYKVDHGTLVFRTADGTKLQAATGDTPVALEADGVDADTGIAWSVVVKGQAAPVRNPQEVLDTVGLLLFPWQAGTKEHFVRITPDTVTGRRFKVTPPLTWWTPLDDAPKSGNE; via the coding sequence ATGAGCACCGATCGGAAACCGGAGGCCGGCAGGCCGAACGAGGTCGAGCACCTCGACAACCACGAATGCTGGCACTTGCTAAGAACCGTCTCAGTGGGGCGGCTCGCGGTCTGGGTGGAAGACCACCCGGACATCTTCCCCATCAACTACAAGGTGGACCACGGCACACTCGTCTTCCGTACGGCAGACGGCACCAAGCTGCAGGCAGCCACCGGTGACACGCCCGTAGCCCTGGAGGCCGACGGGGTGGACGCAGATACCGGGATCGCCTGGAGCGTGGTGGTCAAGGGCCAGGCCGCCCCGGTCAGGAACCCGCAGGAGGTCCTGGACACGGTTGGGCTGCTGCTGTTCCCCTGGCAGGCCGGCACAAAGGAGCACTTTGTCCGCATCACGCCGGACACCGTCACGGGGCGGCGCTTCAAGGTCACTCCCCCGCTGACCTGGTGGACGCCCCTTGATGACGCCCCGAAGTCAGGCAACGAGTAG
- a CDS encoding GAF domain-containing sensor histidine kinase, with translation MHANGDSSERYTAASSLRIEDLLKDFVSRAGELLQFQERMGGLLEAVVAVAEDLSLDAVLERVVQSACQLLRARYGALGVIGDDRALSHFITVGIDGELAQRIGPLPTGHGVLGLLISDPRPLRLHDLRRHPEAYGFPKHHPPMQSFLGVPVRVRDVVFGNLYLTEKEGGGDFTVEDEELAIALAAAAGVAIENARLYDDARRRAQWLEACMDVSGLMLGSDPLSSSKGLDSIAGRALRESGSRLALVVAPSSGGVGYVVAGANGEDAELFSGLPLSLDSDALKGVLGGGEPLLVDKAAAVLGILEGTATGALLAVALSTQGAHHGLLLLVRGPGAGTFSRTDVEMGAVFGSHVALALELARVHRLREELLVFTDRDRIARDLHDLVIQRLFAAGLSVQSLNRFTKEDLALERIGAITGELDEAIRSLRDTIYSLKTGNGDTELLSGRLRRVTRSAAKTMAFTPGLNLEGPVDSVRPEKANHVVAVVSEGLSNAIRHSGADSIDVSVSALKGKVTVLVKDNGHGLRGSPKRNGLNNMQERARILEGTCTITSAPDAGTSLEWSVPL, from the coding sequence ATGCATGCCAATGGCGACAGTTCCGAACGCTACACAGCAGCAAGTAGCCTTCGGATTGAGGACCTGCTTAAGGATTTCGTATCCAGGGCCGGCGAACTCCTCCAGTTCCAGGAACGGATGGGCGGCCTCTTGGAAGCCGTTGTCGCCGTTGCCGAAGACCTGAGCCTGGACGCCGTCCTCGAGCGCGTTGTCCAATCGGCCTGCCAGCTGCTGCGTGCCCGCTACGGGGCGCTGGGCGTGATTGGCGATGACCGCGCCCTCAGCCACTTCATCACCGTAGGGATCGACGGCGAACTGGCCCAGCGAATCGGTCCCCTGCCCACCGGACACGGCGTCCTTGGTTTGCTGATCTCCGACCCCAGGCCTTTGCGGCTTCATGACCTGCGCCGCCACCCTGAGGCCTATGGCTTCCCGAAGCACCATCCGCCCATGCAGTCATTCCTCGGTGTTCCGGTGCGGGTGCGCGATGTCGTGTTCGGCAACCTCTACCTGACGGAAAAGGAGGGTGGCGGCGATTTCACGGTTGAGGATGAAGAGCTGGCTATTGCCCTGGCGGCGGCTGCCGGCGTGGCCATTGAGAACGCCCGTCTGTATGACGACGCCCGACGCCGCGCGCAGTGGCTGGAAGCCTGCATGGATGTCTCCGGGCTGATGCTGGGAAGCGATCCTTTATCGTCGTCGAAAGGCCTTGACTCGATTGCCGGCAGGGCACTGCGGGAATCCGGGTCCCGGCTGGCCCTGGTCGTGGCGCCGTCTTCGGGCGGGGTGGGCTACGTGGTGGCCGGAGCCAACGGAGAGGATGCGGAGCTTTTCTCCGGCCTTCCGCTGTCCCTGGATTCGGATGCACTGAAGGGAGTCCTTGGCGGTGGCGAACCGCTCCTCGTGGACAAAGCCGCCGCCGTGCTGGGAATCCTCGAGGGAACAGCGACGGGCGCGCTCCTTGCCGTGGCACTCAGCACCCAGGGAGCCCATCACGGACTGCTCCTCCTGGTCCGGGGCCCCGGCGCCGGCACTTTCAGCCGCACCGACGTGGAGATGGGGGCCGTGTTTGGATCGCATGTGGCCTTGGCGCTGGAACTTGCCCGGGTCCATCGCTTGCGGGAGGAACTGCTGGTTTTCACGGACCGGGACCGCATTGCCCGCGACCTTCACGACCTGGTGATCCAGCGGCTCTTCGCCGCCGGCCTTAGCGTTCAGAGCCTGAACCGCTTCACGAAGGAAGATCTCGCCCTGGAGCGGATCGGGGCCATCACCGGGGAACTGGACGAGGCGATCCGCAGCCTGCGGGACACCATCTACTCGCTCAAGACCGGCAACGGCGATACCGAGTTGCTCAGCGGCCGGCTGCGGCGGGTTACCCGCAGCGCGGCCAAGACAATGGCGTTCACGCCCGGGCTGAACCTGGAAGGACCGGTGGACTCCGTCCGGCCGGAGAAAGCCAACCATGTTGTGGCCGTGGTTTCCGAGGGCCTGAGCAACGCCATACGGCACTCGGGGGCAGATTCCATCGACGTGTCCGTCTCGGCGCTGAAGGGCAAAGTGACCGTCCTGGTGAAGGACAACGGCCACGGCCTCAGGGGTTCGCCGAAGCGAAACGGCCTGAACAACATGCAGGAGCGCGCCAGGATACTGGAAGGCACCTGCACCATCACCAGCGCTCCCGACGCCGGAACCAGCCTCGAGTGGTCAGTGCCGCTTTAG
- a CDS encoding universal stress protein — MDIRSIVVGVDGSDASVEALKWAQELALPLGARIVALACWDYPPVYDGYVAMGINDFDVRAGEILQEAVVKAFGAELPPNVESRLEQGRPRHTLIDASRKADMLVVGRRGHGGFSGLLLGSVSSACVAHAHCPVLVVHTPEKHR, encoded by the coding sequence ATGGACATCCGATCGATCGTAGTTGGCGTGGACGGTTCCGACGCCTCGGTGGAAGCCCTCAAATGGGCCCAGGAACTTGCGTTGCCGCTCGGGGCCCGCATCGTGGCACTGGCATGTTGGGATTATCCGCCCGTCTACGACGGCTACGTGGCGATGGGTATCAACGACTTCGACGTCCGTGCCGGGGAGATCCTCCAGGAGGCCGTGGTTAAGGCCTTCGGGGCGGAGCTCCCGCCGAACGTGGAGTCGCGGTTGGAGCAGGGCCGGCCGCGCCACACGCTCATCGATGCCAGCCGGAAAGCCGACATGCTGGTGGTGGGGCGGCGCGGCCACGGGGGCTTCAGCGGCCTGTTGCTGGGCTCAGTGAGCTCCGCCTGTGTTGCGCATGCCCATTGCCCCGTCCTGGTAGTACACACACCGGAGAAACACCGGTAG
- a CDS encoding pyridoxamine 5'-phosphate oxidase family protein, whose protein sequence is MNTMTPPEGQLSIDQCWVMLDTETVGRIALIVDGHPEIFPVNFVLQRRNIVFRTAGGTKLWAAMTAKPVAFEIDGYDAHEEMAWSVMARGESELIETQDEKDEVDALLLEPWQPGDKDYYVRLAPKAMTGRRFKVKKPDLWNTRLTDPRRASFE, encoded by the coding sequence ATGAACACGATGACACCGCCCGAGGGCCAGCTGTCCATTGACCAGTGCTGGGTTATGCTCGACACCGAGACTGTCGGAAGAATCGCCCTCATCGTCGATGGCCACCCGGAAATCTTCCCGGTGAATTTCGTGCTCCAGCGTCGCAACATTGTCTTCCGGACAGCGGGCGGGACCAAGCTCTGGGCAGCCATGACCGCCAAGCCCGTCGCTTTCGAAATTGACGGCTACGACGCTCACGAAGAGATGGCCTGGAGCGTGATGGCCCGCGGCGAATCCGAACTGATCGAAACCCAGGACGAAAAGGACGAAGTTGACGCCCTGTTACTGGAACCGTGGCAACCCGGCGACAAGGACTACTACGTGCGGCTGGCACCCAAGGCAATGACCGGTCGGCGCTTCAAGGTCAAGAAGCCGGACCTGTGGAACACGCGGCTGACGGATCCCCGGCGCGCATCGTTCGAGTAA